A section of the Sebastes fasciatus isolate fSebFas1 chromosome 5, fSebFas1.pri, whole genome shotgun sequence genome encodes:
- the commd2 gene encoding COMM domain-containing protein 2, whose amino-acid sequence MLLVLSEDHKEHLSFLPKVDAAVVGEFGRIALEFLRRGTSPKIYEGAARKLCVPVEMVQHGVEGLMFLMTESSKHMISEVDFLDSVLVLGFGEELNQILLQLYLQHHSQIRSILSQLPSNLPAYHNLEWRLDVQLASRPVRQLVIPTLTMRLLLTGHSDHSKKVLQTDPSTLLHLISTLEAALAAMKTSHARRIFRNIK is encoded by the exons ATGCTGCTGGTTCTGTCTGAGGACCATAAAGAGCACCTCTCCTTCCTGCCGAAGGTTGATGCAGCAG TGGTTGGAGAGTTTGGTCGCATCGCGCTGGAGTTCTTAAGGAGAGGAACCAGTCCCAAGATCTATGAGGGAGCAGCCA GGAAGCTGTGTGTTCCTGTGGAAATGGTGCAGCATGGAGTGGAAGGCCTGATGTTCCTGATGACCGAGAGCTCCAAACACATg ATCTCTGAAGTGGATTTCCTGGACTCAGTGTTGGTTTTGGGCTTCGGTGAAGAGCTTAACCAGATCCTCTTACAG CTCTACCTGCAACACCACAGTCAGATCCGCAGCATCCTGAGCCAGCTACCCTCCAACTTGCCTGCCTATCACAACCTGGAATGGAGACTGGatgtacag TTGGCGAGTCGTCCAGTCCGTCAGCTGGTCATTCCCACGCTGACGATGCGTCTGCTCCTGACGGGCCACAGTGACCACAGCAAGAAGGTTCTCCAGACAGACCCCAGTACCCTCCTGCACCTCATCTCCACACTGGAGGCCGCTCTGGCCGCCATGAAAACCAGTCACGCTCGCCGCATATTTCGCAACATCaagtaa